The window ttttttaaaataaatttcgaattaaaaaaaaaaataaaaataaaaaatcgaatttagcCGTTGGCCAATAAGAATACGCCACGTAGGGCTggtcagcggcacggacggacggacgctgcggatgctctaaaatcGTGTTGATGACTAATAATgagtatttaattactttgctagtattatactccctctgtccctccattaagagtcacatttttccatttcggtccgtccccaattaaaaatcacacttcatttttaccataaatagtaagtaggtctcatattccactaactcaattcactcacattttattataaaaccaatataaaaaaatgggtatcacattccactaactttttcaaccaacttttctttatatttcttaaaacccgtgtccaatcaaagagtgactcctaataggggacggagggagtaataaagtaTATCTAAcgtatattttcatttatagacAATGTTTCAAATCAACAAAGATGTCATAGATCTTACTATTTGTCTAAATCACGTTTTGTTTTCCCACTCCTTGTTTTTCTAAAATCGGTCATAACCTTTTTTAGTCCCAACATCTGCAACAAAGTCATCCCAAAATCAGCCTCAACTTATTATGTTTcaatctatcaatatatacaGCGATTTTTTAGAGTAATAACATAAATgctattataaatattttacaataattaattgttaaGAAAGTTGAGTCACttcctttttatatttatttttaaaaaattgtaataaatagttaaagtggatatagtgtaaaataaatcaagaataaTGTCGAGTAGAGTATTTCCTACATAATTCTCGCTTTTACTTTAAACTATAtatctactttaactatttattagttaaattaaatttcttgaaTAATGATTCATAGTAATAAGCTTATAcgaatttcttgaattttgtagtaattaatttccGACATCAATGCCATGGCCAATAGCTTGAATGCAAAGTGATAAAGAAGATGCATCAATCAGTTAAAACTTCCAATGAATCagtaaataacaaaataaatggacttactacataaaaattgagcataaaataaaaatggtcgAGCCCTACATGCTACAGTTGAAGATGTTGTTTGCAGCTGAATCCAGCACTGAATTATTGGGGTTTTTCAAAGTGCTAAAATTGGTGACGGGGTCGACGAGCACAGACTTGATCATGTCTTTGGTCTTAGCTTTGGAATTAACATATGCATCTTCATCTGTGTATAGCAAGAATATGACACGAGTGAAGTTGGCAACACATTTAAGGATAGGAATGGAAGCTTCTGTTGGGTGAAGAAGTTCCTTGTTTAGAACCTTCCATGCATTCTTCACTTGTTTGCGCAGCTCTGCAAAAGCTTCTTTCTCTGCCACACCATTTTCATGCATGTAGTAATGAATTGCTGACAGCTTTTTTTCAAACTGTATGTACATTTTTGATTCATCAAGAAAGTTGCATAAgtgaatgtatatatataacctATAGATAGATACATTATTGTTACGTACCCCATATCCTGCAAGGTCATCCATTAGCCTAGTAATGAGTAAAGATGATTTAAGAATAGGTGGTTCACTCAAAACCCAATCAAACTCCTCCTTGCTAATTGGATCATCAATCACAAGTAATGAATTTATTGACATCATCACATATCCTGAAGACAAAAGTGCCACTTTTGTATATTCCTCCATTGTAGGCTTGTGCTTGCTGAAAGACCACTCCGCCTCTTTAAGGTACACCTCCGCCAACCTAATCATCTGCGCAATTTCAATCCAATCTAAAATGAATGACAAACGTACATATTCGACCGTAAGGAGAAAATGAAATCCATACCTCAGCTTTTCCATATTCGACTGCATATGATTTGCCTAGCTTTCCCATTTCGTTTTCCATTTCAACATATACATCGCATAGGGCTTTGTAGTATATCCTCATGCATGGTGGCAATTCATCAATGCCATCCATGTCCCACCTGATATCAAACGtggtaaatattttaacttttttcctattttagcattttaataaaatttctcGTCAATAACCAATAAAGTTCTtatagtttcaattttaaataggGAACCTTCCagtacaaaaatattactactaaattGCACATACCTTCGGAGAATGCTAGTGAAAAGCGTGAGTTCGTCTAACGTTCCATAGACATCGTAAATGTCGTCAAGGAAAGAAGCCATATAAATGACTTTGGTTAGTAGCTTTCTCGCAATTGCATAGCATGGCTCAAAGTAAACACCCACAATCCAAAAATAGCATTCCACAAGTCTATCTCTAGCAAAGGGAAGTTTATTTGCAAAGTCCAATTCCTTCCACCATCTACaacaatatagtagtataatttaatcaatttagtgGTGCATTCTCTTTGATTGCAGATTAAAAAACGATGAAAATGTTAGGCAGCTAACCTTGTAACATGACTTAGCTCTTTCTGGTGTAGCGTCTGCACAAGATTGAAGTCCGATATCGCAAAATCAAGTAGCTTTTCATTGCATGAGTCGTCGTACATAGAAATGAACTTTCTTGCTCCCAATCTGTTTAGAGTCTTTGAAATTGGGATCTTTAGTGCTTCCCTAACTCGTGTAGAAAGAGTGTTATTACTCATGTTCATTATTAAAGAATGGAGATTAGAAGAGGAAAATTCTAATGCTTTGTCAAGAATTTCCTCTCCATGCACTCCATAGTTTGATGCCTCGTATAATTCCAACAGCCCTTCAACATTGTTTGGTATCGATTCCTtgaaatttcctttttcatctaAGAATTTGCAAAAAACATCTGCCAAAATAGTATTTAATGAGTCAagtgaatagaaaataaaatagataaaccaACAACATGTCACTAGCTAGGACAAAGGCTCCGGACTTTAGAGATCTATACATACCGCATGGAACGTGAAAACCTTGTTCTCGGAGCAGACGAAAGCGAAGAGCAACAAATCGAAGATCGTTGTCGTTGGCGCTATAGGCGTCATGAATCCATCGTAAGGTTTTGCGGATTTCCTTTTCGAAATGGTAGCCCACTCCAAGCCGTTTGATCGAATCAATGAGTTCTAGTTTTAGGGTTAGATCATCTTCATCATTGTGAAGGACCAATTCCCTAATCTCTTCCATTTGTCTTGCGTGTGTTAGCCAAATCTCAACTTTAATGATTTCGATAATGAAATCTGATTctagatttgaattaattcaaccaCAACATATAGACTATAAAGTGGAGATAGATCACCAACCTCCATCCATGCTTTTCTTGTGCTGAAGAAGATGTTGAATCCACTTTGATGATTCTCCTCTCCTTGACCTCAAGCCTTCTATGATTCTTTTAATGGATAAAGAATCAAAAACTTGTATataagtgtatatatatatgtgcgtATGTATTGTGACTTTTCTGAGTATATAACTCGTTCTGGATTGTATATCAAATGCTGAAACCATCGCACATATTTATACACATCCAAACGCCGTGAGTTAAGAAGCACATCGTTTCATTTAACCAAAGATATGCTGATTGGTATAAAGAGAATTGCATTTTCTCTTATCAAAAGAATCAACTACCTTATCATTACGGTTATACATGCACAGCACCcgaatttaatcaatttatatatatatatatgtatgtacaTTAAATATCACAACCGTTGCTAATTAGATAAAATAGAAGTGATAACTACTTTATCATAAACAACTGACAccttttccatttcttttaattcTCGGTGCCAcatgtatacatatattaaaCTATCATTTATGTATACAATCTctaatgtacatatatatatatatatatttatattacgctttatatatatatatatatatatatatatatatatataaacatgtaTCAATAATAAGGTAAGAAAGGAGGGTTATCAATACACCCAATTCTAATTCTTTAATCGAAACCGATCCATTACGGTGTCGTCTTTAATATTAGAATcccttttaacttttaatattatgaacttGAACTTTAATTTAAACCAATAGATACATAGATcatataagaatataaatattcttacatTCTCCCACTTGACCTTTGTATCGTCTTGATGGTTTAATAACTATAATGCGCACTTTTATATCATGTTCAAAATATTCTTTAAATACcatgaaaaaattagaattgatCGAATCATGGCGGTCACACATCATTAAGCGACATGATTCCTTCCATGTATCACAAATCAATTCCAACTTTACATTGTCCTTTCATTGAGATGaacttttattctcaattcATCATATGTTATCCAACAACCATAATTGTATACAAACTATAATGATAACATATTTAATAAACAGAAACATAACTTTTATTGAATTCAAAGTGTCTTACACTTTACAAGCATAATACAACTAAAATAGCAAGGCTTTATCTATAATACTCATACGCTCTACATGGCCAATAAACATTTTGGGTGGTAGTCCTTTAGTTAACGGATCCGCTACCATCATATCCGTCCTAATATGCTCAAAGAACACTCTTTGTTTCTGCACTTCTTCTTTAACAGATAAGTATTTTAACTCCATGTGCTTAGCCCCTTTCGAGTACTTATCATTCTTTGAAAAGAAGACAGCTGCGGAATTATCACAATAAATTTTCAGCGGCCTAGCTATAGAGTCGACAATTCTAAGCCCTGAAATAAAGTTCCGCAACCACTATCCGTGAACAGTGGCCTCAAAGCATGCCACAAATTCGGCTTCCATAGTGGAAGTAGCAATGACAGACTGCTTTCCACTTTTCCATGATACTGCTCCCTCGGCTAAAAGGAACAAATAGCCAAACGTAGATTTTNNNNNNNNNNNNNNNNNNNNNNNNNNNNNNNNNNNNNNNNNNNNNNNNNNNNNNNNNNNNNNNNNNNNNNNNNNNNNNNNNNNNNNNNNNNNNNNNNNNNatatatatatatatatatataaacatatatcaATAATAAGGTAAGAAAGGAGGGTTATCAATACACCCAATTCTAATTCTTTAATCGAAACCGATCCATTACGGTGTCGTCTTTAATATTAGAATcccttttaacttttaatattatgaacttgaattttaatttaaaccaATAGATACATAGATcatataagaatataaatattcttacaGCGTGTTCTTCCATTTCAGCAATGGAGATGTCCTAATTCGAACCAGCACAAAATTAGCAGTGACAACTGACAATACATGTAATACGTGAAAAGGTTAGAAGGCACGTgctttttcaaaattttattcagaaatatattcttaatataattcacattatgtaataatttacataaatttggtTAAATATGATCAACATTCGACAGAAAACTttgcatacatatatataataaataatgggAATGactaaaacaattttaataagtgaaataatattataaatatatataccttATGTTGTGAAGCATACGAAAGAAAGAAATCTCCCCATATGTTGGGATGGTAAGTTACAGAGCGACGGCTGTCGTTTACACTGACATTATTAGCTGAATTGTGGGAAGTAACCATTATGGGAATTTCCATCTTATTATTTTGAGGCAACAGATTTGAATAAATGGGGCTTTTTAGACGACCTTTATATAGAGAAATCTTTAGTGGTTCGTACATttgtcataaaattaatattgttgtaAAACATTTTGTCAAGAGGTGGTTTCTTGTATGAGAAGTGAGAATCACTCAAACCAATACTCTCTTTGGTATCCAATAAAATTTCTCGTATTttgtcataaaattaatattgttgtTAAACGTTTTGTCAAGAAGTGGTTTCTTGTATGAGAAGTGAGAACCACTCAAATCAATACTCTCTTTGGTATCCAATAGAATATATCGTATTttgtcataaaattaatattgttgtaAAACGTTTTGTCAAGAGGTGGTTTCTTGTATGAGAAGTGAGAACCACTCAAACCAGTAATCTCTTTGGTATCCAA is drawn from Salvia hispanica cultivar TCC Black 2014 chromosome 6, UniMelb_Shisp_WGS_1.0, whole genome shotgun sequence and contains these coding sequences:
- the LOC125195278 gene encoding (E)-beta-caryophyllene synthase-like, producing the protein MEIPIMVTSHNSANNVSVNDSRRSVTYHPNIWGDFFLSYASQHKDISIAEMEEHAIWLTHARQMEEIRELVLHNDEDDLTLKLELIDSIKRLGVGYHFEKEIRKTLRWIHDAYSANDNDLRFVALRFRLLREQGFHVPCDVFCKFLDEKGNFKESIPNNVEGLLELYEASNYGVHGEEILDKALEFSSSNLHSLIMNMSNNTLSTRVREALKIPISKTLNRLGARKFISMYDDSCNEKLLDFAISDFNLVQTLHQKELSHVTRWWKELDFANKLPFARDRLVECYFWIVGVYFEPCYAIARKLLTKVIYMASFLDDIYDVYGTLDELTLFTSILRRWDMDGIDELPPCMRIYYKALCDVYVEMENEMGKLGKSYAVEYGKAEMIRLAEVYLKEAEWSFSKHKPTMEEYTKVALLSSGYVMMSINSLLVIDDPISKEEFDWVLSEPPILKSSLLITRLMDDLAGYGFEKKLSAIHYYMHENGVAEKEAFAELRKQVKNAWKVLNKELLHPTEASIPILKCVANFTRVIFLLYTDEDAYVNSKAKTKDMIKSVLVDPVTNFSTLKNPNNSVLDSAANNIFNCSM